From a region of the Tistrella mobilis genome:
- a CDS encoding cytochrome c oxidase subunit 3: MAENVRLHDPYARPAQQRTADLMGMFVFLGTEIMLFGGLFAAIYVVRGLHPHEVVAASRRLHLFIGAANTAILLTSSLAVAVAVRAARAGRVRLGWMLLLGAALTGLLFLGVKGMEWGMEAEEGLLPFRGMSDGLSGPVDRLFMNLYMIATGLHAIHVSIGVVLLAGLALRIGLGRLQLPERAVVVEVAGLYWHLVDVIWVFLYPALYLIR; encoded by the coding sequence ATGGCTGAAAACGTCCGGTTGCACGACCCCTATGCCCGGCCCGCCCAGCAGCGTACCGCCGATCTGATGGGCATGTTCGTCTTCCTGGGCACCGAGATCATGCTGTTCGGCGGGCTGTTTGCGGCGATCTATGTGGTCCGCGGCCTGCACCCGCACGAGGTGGTCGCGGCCTCGAGGCGCCTGCATCTGTTCATCGGGGCCGCCAATACCGCCATTCTGCTGACCTCCAGCCTGGCGGTCGCCGTGGCGGTGCGGGCGGCACGGGCCGGGCGGGTGCGGCTCGGCTGGATGCTGCTTCTGGGCGCGGCTTTGACCGGGCTTCTGTTCCTGGGCGTCAAGGGTATGGAATGGGGGATGGAGGCAGAGGAAGGGCTGCTGCCGTTCAGGGGGATGTCGGACGGCCTGTCGGGCCCGGTCGACCGGCTGTTCATGAACCTCTACATGATCGCGACCGGGCTGCATGCGATCCATGTCAGCATCGGCGTGGTGCTGCTTGCGGGCCTTGCCCTCAGGATCGGCCTCGGCCGCCTGCAGCTGCCGGAACGGGCGGTGGTGGTGGAGGTCGCGGGCCTCTACTGGCATCTGGTCGACGTGATCTGGGTCTTCCTCTATCCCGCGCTCTATCTGATACGGTGA
- a CDS encoding cytochrome c oxidase subunit I, translating to MTATTATERASYLGAGHTLRSWLFTTDHKRIAILYMISVTLFFFVGGAAAALVRADLLTPEGDLLSNEGYNRAFTLHGVIMVWFFLIPSIPNTFGNFLLPLMIGARDLAFPRLNLISWYIYMLGGLFTLVVLITGGVDTGWTFYTPLSSMFANGNVVLVAVAVFIVGFSSILTGLNFIVTVHKLRAPGMTWGRLRLFVWSHYATSIILVLATPVLSIALVLIAAERLFGLGVFDPALGGDPLLFQHLFWFYSHPAVYIMVLPAMGVVSELVAATARKPVFGYWFVAGSSMAIAIIGFLVWGHHMFVAGQSMYASAVFSFLSIVVAVPSAIKVYNWTATLYKGHIALDPPFFFAAGFIGLFVLGGLTGLILAMLAIDVHLHDTYFVVAHFHYIMVGGTVSAYFGALHFWWPKITGRIYPRLWGTLSAVFIFLGFNLTFFPQFILGYLGMPRRYHSYDPAFQVLHIMSTTGASILAVAYVMPFAYLFWSLRHGRPAGPNPWGVTGLEWTVASPPPKHNFYPPPVVSEGPYDGYEVEMKGPKHG from the coding sequence ATGACCGCGACCACCGCGACCGAACGGGCAAGCTATCTGGGGGCGGGGCACACGCTGCGCTCGTGGCTGTTCACCACCGATCACAAGCGGATCGCGATCCTCTACATGATCTCGGTCACCCTGTTCTTTTTCGTGGGCGGGGCGGCCGCGGCTCTGGTGCGGGCGGATCTGCTGACGCCCGAGGGCGATCTTCTGAGCAATGAGGGCTATAACCGGGCCTTCACGTTGCACGGCGTGATCATGGTCTGGTTCTTCCTGATCCCGTCCATTCCCAACACCTTCGGCAATTTCCTGCTGCCGCTGATGATCGGGGCGCGCGACCTGGCTTTCCCGCGGCTGAACCTGATCAGCTGGTACATCTACATGCTGGGCGGGCTGTTCACGCTGGTGGTGCTGATCACCGGCGGGGTCGATACCGGCTGGACCTTCTACACGCCGCTGTCGTCGATGTTCGCCAACGGCAATGTCGTGCTGGTGGCGGTGGCGGTGTTCATCGTCGGCTTTTCCTCGATTCTGACCGGGCTCAATTTCATCGTCACCGTCCATAAGCTGCGGGCGCCGGGCATGACCTGGGGGCGGCTCAGGCTGTTCGTCTGGTCGCATTATGCGACCTCGATCATTCTGGTGCTGGCGACGCCGGTGCTGTCGATCGCCCTGGTGCTGATCGCAGCCGAACGGCTGTTCGGGTTGGGCGTGTTCGATCCGGCGCTGGGGGGCGACCCGCTGCTGTTCCAGCACCTGTTCTGGTTCTACAGCCACCCGGCGGTCTACATCATGGTTCTGCCGGCCATGGGGGTGGTGAGCGAGCTGGTCGCCGCCACCGCGCGCAAGCCGGTCTTCGGCTACTGGTTCGTCGCCGGATCGTCCATGGCGATCGCGATCATCGGCTTTCTGGTCTGGGGCCATCATATGTTCGTGGCCGGCCAGTCGATGTATGCAAGCGCGGTGTTTTCCTTCCTCAGCATCGTGGTCGCGGTGCCGTCGGCGATCAAGGTCTACAACTGGACGGCGACGCTCTACAAAGGCCATATCGCGCTCGACCCGCCCTTCTTCTTTGCGGCCGGCTTCATCGGCCTGTTCGTTCTGGGCGGGTTGACCGGGCTGATCCTGGCCATGCTGGCGATCGACGTGCATCTCCACGACACTTATTTCGTGGTGGCGCATTTCCACTACATCATGGTCGGCGGCACGGTCTCGGCCTATTTCGGTGCGCTGCATTTCTGGTGGCCCAAGATCACCGGCCGGATCTATCCCCGGCTCTGGGGCACGCTGTCGGCCGTGTTCATCTTCCTGGGCTTCAACCTCACCTTCTTCCCGCAATTCATCCTGGGCTATCTGGGCATGCCGCGGCGCTACCACAGCTATGACCCGGCCTTTCAGGTGCTGCACATCATGTCGACCACCGGCGCCTCGATCCTGGCGGTCGCCTATGTCATGCCCTTCGCTTATCTGTTCTGGTCGCTGCGCCATGGCCGGCCGGCGGGCCCGAACCCCTGGGGCGTCACCGGGCTGGAATGGACGGTGGCCTCGCCGCCGCCCAAGCACAATTTCTACCCGCCGCCCGTGGTCTCGGAAGGCCCCTATGACGGCTATGAGGTGGAGATGAAGGGGCCGAAACATGGCTGA
- a CDS encoding cytochrome C oxidase subunit IV family protein produces the protein MMTGIGRLILIWAALLVLLAATVAASAVLHGAASLAASLLIAAIKAGLIFWFFMHLGEEAGLVRVMALGAIAWLGILFALSGADYATRGWW, from the coding sequence ATGATGACCGGTATCGGACGGCTGATCCTGATATGGGCGGCGCTGCTGGTGCTGCTGGCGGCCACGGTGGCGGCAAGTGCCGTTCTGCACGGCGCGGCCAGCCTGGCCGCCAGCCTGCTGATCGCCGCGATCAAGGCGGGGCTGATCTTCTGGTTCTTCATGCATCTGGGCGAAGAGGCGGGGCTCGTCAGGGTGATGGCGCTGGGCGCCATTGCCTGGCTCGGCATCCTCTTCGCGCTGTCGGGCGCCGACTACGCCACCCGCGGCTGGTGGTGA